The following are encoded together in the Hippoglossus stenolepis isolate QCI-W04-F060 chromosome 12, HSTE1.2, whole genome shotgun sequence genome:
- the zfp36l2 gene encoding mRNA decay activator protein ZFP36L2 isoform X2, translating to MKEGVRLPTWGNEMSATVLSAFYDMDMLYKDKGMNMNALHINSMLDKKAVGAPVTSPGSGSPFGPGFFRRNSTSNVEAMNNGNKYNMGSGYGSLKENMPSGVNNSSATALMNKENKFRDRAYSENGERGVLQQKPGSQINSTRYKTELCRPFEENGSCKYGEKCQFAHGYHELRSLSRHPKYKTEPCRTFHTIGFCPYGPRCHFIHNADERRPAPANANMQTGEPRSARELCGYGQRDILPPQQLGYSQRDRPKLHHSLSFSGFSTHHGLESPLLDSPTSRTPPPPTTGSSCASSFYDEVLSPNSMSCINSAFAFPGQDLKALLAPLAVHTTGGYANNHSTGAYYGNMQGSVCPPSPPTYNMSHLQALRRLSGSPVFEPPPSPPDSLSDRESYASGSLSSSGSLSGSESPSLDAGRRLPIFSRLSISDD from the exons ATGAAAGAGGGAGTGCGACTGCCAACTTGGGGAAACGAGATGTCTGCCACCGTCTTGTCCGCTTTCTACGACATGGACATGCTGTACAAG GATAAAGGCATGAACATGAACGCCCTCCACATAAACAGCATGCTGGACAAGAAGGCGGTGGGCGCTCCGGTCACGTCTCCGGGCTCCGGCAGCCCCTTCGGGCCGGGCTTTTTCCGCAGAAACTCGACCAGCAACGTGGAGGCGATGAACAACGGCAACAAGTACAACATGGGCTCCGGCTACGGCAGCCTGAAGGAGAACATGCCGAGCGGCGTCAACAACAGCAGCGCCACGGCCCTCATGAACAAGGAGAACAAGTTCCGCGACCGAGCCTACAGCGAGAACGGGGAGCGCGGCGTCCTGCAGCAGAAGCCCGGCTCCCAGATCAACTCCACCCGCTACAAGACCGAGCTGTGCCGGCCCTTCGAGGAGAACGGGTCGTGCAAGTACGGGGAGAAATGTCAGTTCGCTCACGGCTACCACGAGTTGAGGAGCTTGTCCCGCCACCCTAAGTACAAAACGGAGCCGTGCCGCACCTTCCACACCATCGGCTTCTGCCCGTACGGTCCCCGGTGTCACTTTATCCACAACGCCGACGAGCGCCGGCCCGCTCCGGCCAACGCCAACATGCAGACGGGGGAACCCCGGTCTGCCCGCGAGCTGTGCGGCTACGGGCAGAGAGACATCCTGCCGCCGCAGCAGCTCGGCTACAGCCAGAGGGACAGACCAAAGCTCCACCACAGCCTCAGCTTCTCCGGCTTCTCCACCCACCACGGACTCGAGTCTCCCCTGCTCGACAGCCCCACGTCCCGGACCCCGCCGCCGCCCACCACCGGCTCCTCCTGCGCCTCCAGCTTCTACGATGAGGTGCTGTCCCCCAACTCCATGTCCTGCATCAACAGTGCCTTCGCCTTCCCCGGGCAGGACCTAAAAGCCTTACTGGCCCCGCTGGCAGTGCACACCACCGGCGGCTACGCCAACAACCACTCCACCGGTGCGTACTACGGGAACATGCAGGGCAGCGTGTGCCCGCCCTCCCCTCCGACCTACAACATGAGCCACTTGCAGGCGCTGCGCCGCCTCAGCGGGTCGCCGGTGTTCGAGCCTCCTCCCAGCCCGCCAGACTCCCTCTCTGACCGGGAGAGCTATGCGAGCGGGTCCCTCAGCTCTTCCGGGAGCCTCAGCGGCTCCGAGTCGCCGAGTCTGGACGCGGGGAGACGGTTGCCAATCTTCAGCAGGCTGTCGATTTCAGATGACTGA
- the zfp36l2 gene encoding mRNA decay activator protein ZFP36L2 isoform X1 — protein MKEGVRLPTWGNEMSATVLSAFYDMDMLYKQDKGMNMNALHINSMLDKKAVGAPVTSPGSGSPFGPGFFRRNSTSNVEAMNNGNKYNMGSGYGSLKENMPSGVNNSSATALMNKENKFRDRAYSENGERGVLQQKPGSQINSTRYKTELCRPFEENGSCKYGEKCQFAHGYHELRSLSRHPKYKTEPCRTFHTIGFCPYGPRCHFIHNADERRPAPANANMQTGEPRSARELCGYGQRDILPPQQLGYSQRDRPKLHHSLSFSGFSTHHGLESPLLDSPTSRTPPPPTTGSSCASSFYDEVLSPNSMSCINSAFAFPGQDLKALLAPLAVHTTGGYANNHSTGAYYGNMQGSVCPPSPPTYNMSHLQALRRLSGSPVFEPPPSPPDSLSDRESYASGSLSSSGSLSGSESPSLDAGRRLPIFSRLSISDD, from the exons ATGAAAGAGGGAGTGCGACTGCCAACTTGGGGAAACGAGATGTCTGCCACCGTCTTGTCCGCTTTCTACGACATGGACATGCTGTACAAG CAGGATAAAGGCATGAACATGAACGCCCTCCACATAAACAGCATGCTGGACAAGAAGGCGGTGGGCGCTCCGGTCACGTCTCCGGGCTCCGGCAGCCCCTTCGGGCCGGGCTTTTTCCGCAGAAACTCGACCAGCAACGTGGAGGCGATGAACAACGGCAACAAGTACAACATGGGCTCCGGCTACGGCAGCCTGAAGGAGAACATGCCGAGCGGCGTCAACAACAGCAGCGCCACGGCCCTCATGAACAAGGAGAACAAGTTCCGCGACCGAGCCTACAGCGAGAACGGGGAGCGCGGCGTCCTGCAGCAGAAGCCCGGCTCCCAGATCAACTCCACCCGCTACAAGACCGAGCTGTGCCGGCCCTTCGAGGAGAACGGGTCGTGCAAGTACGGGGAGAAATGTCAGTTCGCTCACGGCTACCACGAGTTGAGGAGCTTGTCCCGCCACCCTAAGTACAAAACGGAGCCGTGCCGCACCTTCCACACCATCGGCTTCTGCCCGTACGGTCCCCGGTGTCACTTTATCCACAACGCCGACGAGCGCCGGCCCGCTCCGGCCAACGCCAACATGCAGACGGGGGAACCCCGGTCTGCCCGCGAGCTGTGCGGCTACGGGCAGAGAGACATCCTGCCGCCGCAGCAGCTCGGCTACAGCCAGAGGGACAGACCAAAGCTCCACCACAGCCTCAGCTTCTCCGGCTTCTCCACCCACCACGGACTCGAGTCTCCCCTGCTCGACAGCCCCACGTCCCGGACCCCGCCGCCGCCCACCACCGGCTCCTCCTGCGCCTCCAGCTTCTACGATGAGGTGCTGTCCCCCAACTCCATGTCCTGCATCAACAGTGCCTTCGCCTTCCCCGGGCAGGACCTAAAAGCCTTACTGGCCCCGCTGGCAGTGCACACCACCGGCGGCTACGCCAACAACCACTCCACCGGTGCGTACTACGGGAACATGCAGGGCAGCGTGTGCCCGCCCTCCCCTCCGACCTACAACATGAGCCACTTGCAGGCGCTGCGCCGCCTCAGCGGGTCGCCGGTGTTCGAGCCTCCTCCCAGCCCGCCAGACTCCCTCTCTGACCGGGAGAGCTATGCGAGCGGGTCCCTCAGCTCTTCCGGGAGCCTCAGCGGCTCCGAGTCGCCGAGTCTGGACGCGGGGAGACGGTTGCCAATCTTCAGCAGGCTGTCGATTTCAGATGACTGA